Proteins from one Anopheles nili chromosome 2, idAnoNiliSN_F5_01, whole genome shotgun sequence genomic window:
- the LOC128730844 gene encoding toll-like receptor Tollo: protein MRPSPALLTMMFGTIFGVFGASLSKSLLNQAPDECRWDGYREEDLTLLCRLRTINSELENTNFSVLHPENTIRLRLQCNDGLFFQSSLSPGSFKQLAELHSLSIEYCKIANLSDGSFRGLKKLANLTIRTHNTDWSSISLEIAPQVFNNELSKLQRLDLSHNNIWSVPDGMICPLSRLNYLNLTQNRLRDLSVFHFSASLSTRLSKKCGSSIITLDLSHNTIDNLPPAIFSGLGKLTDLRLQSNGMNYIADRALEGLVSLSRLDISLNRLTNLPPELFSEAKHIKEIYLQNNSLNVLAPGIFSDLHQLLVLDLSNNELTSEWINPATFQGLVKLILLDLSNNKITKLEPTIFRDLTSLQVLRMQENSIESIAENTFSELGALHTVILSHNRLSIVDQFTFKGLKNLALLSLDYNRISRVDRLALRNHSTLQELHLNGNKLLQVPDALYDVPLLRTLDLGENHISNVDNASFRDMVHLYGLRLTENNIEVIRRGTFDAMRSLHILNLSQNRLKTVEQSSFDNNTKLQAIRLDGNYMTDIAGLFTKLPNLLWLNISDNHLEVFDYALIPTGLQWLDIHANKITELGNYFEIESQLSLSTIDASSNQLTEITGSAIPNSVELLYLNDNLISKVQSYTFFKKPNLTRVDLFGNKITTLDPNALRISAVPEDRALPEFYIGGNPYQCDCNLNWLQKNNVDSRTQPRLMDLDSIYCKLLYNRGRTYVPLVEAQPNQFLCKYETHCFALCHCCDFYACDCKMECPKQCTCYHDQSWTSNVVDCSRAGYDDRLPDQIPMDSTQIYLDGNNFRSLSSHAFLGRKRLKILFLNGSNIETISNRTFYGLKELEILQLDHNLVSELNGFEFEGLDNLKELLLHYNHITMIANHTFDHLHNLKILRLDHNRIVEFNVWHLPKQLNEIRLAANPWPCECDFVNRFHEYLKTYDIVRDRLKIRCSMHAIRLIPGSTTNTTSQVPANTASGGDPMVEGSTGDFIVYHDNSSSLCSGVTPLENVINGNLTSRKTILSPQPIEGYIPLLVAALFGFSLVIILTLVLFVFRQEMRVWFHSKFGVRLFYRNADIDKNERDKLFDAFVSYSSKDETFVAEELAPLLENGDPCYKLCLHYRDFPVGAYIADNILQAVESSRRTIMVLSENFIKSEWCRFEFKSAHHQVLRDRRRRLIVILLGEVPQKDLDPDIRLYLKTNTYLQWGDKLFWEKLRFALPDVPNNQRRQHQQNISLTHSNIRNSYQLTRAPPNNRTNNQLTVQHHDPRTQARSVEYHSTTAQPSHSQPVLPTGMQSQQLQCSQQQQPQQLQQQQQQVTQAQLRALAPLNSSPRTVGIHI, encoded by the coding sequence ATGCGCCCCTCACCGGCACTGCTAACGATGATGTTTGGCACCATATTCGGGGTGTTCGGAGCTTCGCTGAGCAAGTCATTACTGAACCAAGCGCCGGATGAGTGTCGTTGGGATGGTTACCGGGAGGAAGATTTGACACTATTGTGTCGTCTAAGGACTATCAACAGTGAGCTGGAAAACACGAATTTCAGTGTGCTACATCCTGAAAATACCATCCGGTTGCGGCTTCAATGCAACGATGGGCTGTTCTTTCAAAGCAGCCTCAGTCCCGGTAGTTTTAAGCAGCTCGCTGAACTCCATTCGCTATCAATCGAGTACTGTAAAATTGCTAACTTAAGTGACGGATCCTTTCGTGGGCTGAAGAAACTCGCAAACCTCACGATACGCACGCACAATACGGACTGGTCGTCAATAAGCCTCGAAATAGCGCCACAGGTGTTCAACAACGAACTATCTAAGCTCCAAAGGCTCGATCTAAGCCACAACAACATTTGGAGCGTGCCGGATGGTATGATTTGCCCGCTGAGCAGGCTTAACTACCTCAATCTCACGCAGAATCGCTTGCGTGATCTGTCAGTGTTTCACTTCAGCGCTTCATTGAGCACGAGATTGTCGAAAAAATGTGGCAGTTCCATAATCACCTTGGACCTATCACACAACACTATCGATAATCTACCTCCAGCTATATTCTCCGGTCTCGGCAAGCTCACCGATTTGCGGCTGCAGAGCAACGGAATGAATTACATCGCCGATCGCGCACTCGAAGGACTAGTGTCGCTGTCCAGGCTAGATATTTCACTTAACCGGCTCACCAACCTCCCTCCAGAGCTGTTTTCCGAGGCCAAGCACATCAAAGAAATTTACTTACAAAACAACAGTCTGAACGTACTGGCTCCGGGAATTTTCAGTGACCTACAccagctgctggtgctggattTATCCAACAATGAGCTTACGTCTGAGTGGATCAATCCTGCCACCTTCCAGGGGTTGGTTAAACTCATTCTCTTGGATttatcaaacaacaaaataacaaaactagAGCCAACCATTTTTCGAGACCTGACCAGCTTGCAGGTCTTGAGGATGCAAGAAAACTCCATCGAAAGTATAGCCGAAAACACCTTTTCCGAGCTCGGCGCCCTGCACACTGTAATTCTATCGCATAATCGGCTTTCCATCGTTGACCAGTTCACCTTCAAGGGCCTTAAAAACTTAGCATTACTTTCGCTAGACTATAACCGAATCTCACGCGTCGATCGTCTAGCACTTCGTAACCATTCCACTCTACAGGAATTACACTTGAACGGCAACAAATTGCTGCAGGTGCCGGATGCATTGTACGATGTTCCGTTGCTCCGCACACTAGACCTTGGAGAGAATCACATTTCGAACGTTGATAACGCCAGCTTCCGCGATATGGTGCATCTCTACGGTCTACGGCTGACAGAGAACAACATCGAAGTCATTCGGAGAGGCACGTTCGATGCTATGCGATCCCTCCACATTCTAAATCTGTCCCAGAACCGACTGAAAACCGTAGAACAATCGTCGTTTGACAACAACACGAAACTGCAAGCCATCCGACTCGATGGCAACTACATGACAGACATCGCCGGTCTCTTCACGAAGCTTCCCAACCTGCTGTGGCTCAATATCAGCGACAACCATCTGGAGGTGTTCGATTATGCGCTCATTCCCACTGGACTCCAATGGTTGGATATTCACGCGAACAAAATCACAGAGCTCGGAAACTACTTCGAGATTGAGTCACAACTATCGCTGAGCACTATTGACGCAAGCTCGAATCAGTTGACGGAAATCACCGGAAGTGCAATTCCAAACAGCGTTGAGCTGTTGTACCTCAACGACAACCTTATCTCGAAGGTGCAATCTTATACGTTCTTCAAGAAGCCCAACCTAACCCGGGTGGACCTCTTCGGCAACAAGATCACGACGCTCGATCCAAACGCACTGCGAATATCGGCCGTACCCGAAGACCGCGCGCTGCCTGAATTTTATATCGGAGGAAATCCATACCAGTGCGATTGCAATCTCAATtggctgcaaaaaaacaacgttgACTCGCGGACGCAACCGCGGCTAATGGATCTCGATAGCATCTACTGCAAGCTGCTATACAACCGAGGGCGAACGTACGTTCCGCTAGTCGAAGCCCAGCCAAATCAGTTTCTTTGCAAGTACGAAACGCATTGCTTCGCGCTGTGCCACTGTTGTGACTTCTATGCTTGCGACTGCAAGATGGAGTGTCCAAAGCAGTGCACCTGCTACCACGATCAAAGCTGGACCTCTAACGTGGTCGACTGCTCACGGGCCGGCTACGATGACCGATTGCCCGACCAGATTCCGATGGATTCGACGCAAATTTATCTCGATGGAAACAACTTCCGATCACTCAGCAGCCACGCGTTTCTTGGTAGAAAACGGCTGAAGATTCTGTTTCTCAATGGCTCAAACATTGAGACAATCAGTAACCGCACCTTTTATGGCCTAAAAGAGCTCGAAATTTTGCAGCTCGATCACAACCTTGTAAGCGAGCTGAACGGCTTCGAGTTCGAAGGACTCGATAATCTAAAAGAGTTATTGCTGCACTACAATCACATCACGATGATCGCCAATCACACCTTCGATCATCTTCATAACCTAAAGATCTTACGACTGGATCACAACCGAATCGTGGAATTCAACGTTTGGCATTTGCCAAAGCAACTGAACGAGATCCGTTTAGCTGCTAACCCCTGGCCGTGCGAATGCGATTTTGTAAACCGATTCCATGAATACCTTAAAACATACGACATTGTTCGTGATCGGCTCAAGATAAGATGCTCAATGCATGCGATACGACTCATACCCGGCAGCACGACTAACACCACTTCTCAAGTTCCCGCGAATACCGCCAGTGGAGGAGACCCGATGGTTGAGGGTTCAACCGGAGACTTCATAGTCTATCATGATAACAGCTCTTCTTTGTGCAGTGGTGTCACTCCGCTCGAGAATGTGATCAACGGAAATCTGACCTCGCGAAAAACGATTTTATCGCCACAACCGATCGAAGGCTATATTCCTTTGCTGGTAGCAGCACTTTTCGGATTTTCGTTGGTGATTATTCTTACACTCGTGTTGTTCGTGTTCCGACAGGAAATGCGAGTATGGTTTCACTCCAAGTTTGGGGTCCGTTTGTTCTACCGGAATGCCGACATTGACAAGAACGAGCGAGACAAACTGTTCGATGCCTTTGTGTCATACAGCTCGAAAGATGAAACGTTCGTCGCAGAAGAGTTAGCACCACTGCTCGAAAACGGTGACCCATGTTACAAACTTTGCCTTCACTACAGGGATTTTCCCGTCGGTGCGTACATCGCAGATAACATTTTGCAGGCCGTGGAATCCTCCAGACGTACCATCATGGTTCTCTCGGAAAACTTCATCAAGTCCGAATGGTGccgatttgaatttaaatcggCCCATCATCAGGTGCTGCGCGACAGACGCCGTCGTTTGATTGTGATACTACTTGGCGAGGTGCCCCAAAAAGACTTAGATCCAGACATCCGGCTGTATCTCAAGACAAACACGTATCTCCAATGGGGAGATAAGTTGTTCTGGGAAAAGCTTCGGTTTGCGCTACCGGATGTACCAAACAATCAGCGTAGGCAACATCAGCAGAATATTTCACTGACCCATTCCAACATTCGCAATAGCTACCAGCTAACCCGCGCCCCTCCAAATAATCGAACTAATAATCAGCTAACAGTGCAACATCATGACCCACGAACTCAGGCACGATCTGTCGAATATCATTCAACTACAGCACAACCCTCGCATAGCCAGCCGGTGCTCCCCACTGGCATGCAATCGCAACAGCTGCAGTgcagccaacagcagcaaccgcagcagttacagcagcagcagcagcaagtgaCTCAAGCGCAGTTGAGAGCATTAGCGCCATTAAATTCGTCCCCTAGAACGGTCGGCATCCACATTTAA